The nucleotide sequence GGACCTATGGTAACTTTTTCGTCAGATGGATCACCAGCTTTGAGCTTTTTGGCTTTTTTGACAAACAGATCCACAAACTCATCGGCAATATCTTCTTGCACGACTATACGGTTGATGGACATACATATCTGGCCTTGGTGCATGAATTTTCCAAAAAGTGCGGCATCGACGGCTTTTTCTACATCTGCATCCTTCATTACGATAAATACATTATTGCCGCCCAATTCCAATGCTACTTTTTTGAGCGCTTCACCAGCGATTTTCCCGATGTTTCGACCTACTGGTGTAGATCCCGTAAATGAAATCAATTGCGGCGTTTCATGAGCCACGAAGTAATCACCAATCTCGGAACCTTTACCAACAACCACGTTACAAACGCCTTTAGGCAATCCAGCTTCTTCAAAAAGCTTGGCGATTAATATGGCGCCAGTCACTGGAGTCTGTGATGCGGGTTTAAGTACTAGTGTATTTCCCAAGGCTATAGCTGTGACGACAGATCTTATGGAAAGATTCATAGGGAAATTCCATGGGCTTATGATTCCCATGACGCCTATGGGTCTGCGATATACACGGTTTTCCTTTCCTGGAATGGAAGAGTGCATGATAAAGCCATGCGATCGAGTAGGGAATGAGGCAGCTTCTTTGATGATGGCTTGGCAAATCTGTATTTCTACAGCTGCTTTTACCGTGGTACTACCAGCTTCCTTGATCAACCATTCCATGATCTTTTCCTTATTCTTTTCCAGAACCTCGCTGAACTTCATCACGATTTTGGACCGTTCTTGTGGTAAGGCGTTGGCCCAAGAAGTGGACGCATCTTTTGCAGCTTTGTAGGCCTTATCTACATCACTTTTTGAAGCTGCTTTTATTTCTTGCAGTTTCTCTTGATTGTAGGGATTTTTATTGATGATCACGTCATCGTCGCTACCGTCGACCCATGATCCATTGATATATTGTTTATTTAAGTTTTTTGAGAAATCCATAAGGAGTTTTTAAAAGGTTAGAATAGGTTTGATGGCTTTGCCGGCCTCCATTTGCTCGATAGCATCGTTGATGTCTTCAAAATCAAATTTGGTTACCAATTTGTCGATTGGGAACTGGCCATTCTGGTAATATTCTATCAAGCGAGGTATGAATACATCTGGAATACTGTCGCCTTCTACGACACCAATGATTTGTTTACCCCAAACCAAAACCTCATTCACATCAATAGGAGCAGTCTCGCCCATAGGTGGTGCGCCTACAACAGCTACTTTACCTTTCCAGCGCAGAGCGCTTACCGCTTGTGCAAGTACGGCAGGAATCCCGGAAGTCTCTGCGGCATAATCCACACCTTGAGCAGTAAGTTCCTTGATTTTTTCAACCACATTTTCTTCTTGGTCACTGTTGACCGTATGCGTCGCACCTAATTCCTTGGCAAGTTTCAAACGGTCTGCATTGATATCGACGGCGATGATGGTCTGGCAACCACAAATTTTTGCTGCCATGATGGCTGATAAACCTACAGATCCAGCTCCAAAAACGGCAATGGTACTACCGGCAGTTGGCTTTAAAGAATTAATCACCGCACCTGATCCAGTTTGGATTCCGCAACCAAGTGGCCCTAACATTTCGATAGGAGCATCTTTAGTTACTTTTACAACATTGCGTTCTGTGGCGATGGAAAATGTGGCAAAGGAAGATTGCTGGAAAAAGCGGCTATGCACTTCTTCTTTTGATTGATCGATGGCTTCTTCATCAGAATCCAATCGTTCACCGCCAAAATTAAGTCCGAAGAATTTCTCACAGTATTGCGGAGTTCCTTCTAGACACGTACGACAAGTACCGCAGGAACCATAGGTGAGTACCACGTGATCTCCTTTTTGTACTTTTTTAACTTGGCTACCTACTTCTTTGACCACACCAGAGCCTTCATGCCCTAAAATCATGGGTAATGGCACATCATAGGATTGGTCTCTGGCGGTTAAATCTGTATGACAAATCCCAGCGCCTTTAATCTCTACGAGCACTTCGTTAGGTTGTAAGTCCTTTAATTTAAGGGACTTCATATTGAATTTCCCTTCTTTCTGTTCGACGACAGCGGCTTTAATATCTTTCATGAGGCTTCTTTTTTCTTAAAGTTAGAAAAGGAAGCAGCGTAGGAGTCGTAAAGAAATCTTATAATTTTTTAGCTCTTGAAGGTATTTTTCAGACTTGGAGCAGCTAGCGAAGTGGACTATAAATTACTACACATCATTATTCACTTCAATCCAATACCCATCAGGATCTTGAAAGTAGACTTGTTGAATGCCATCGTTGCGAACATAATCTTTATTGATCGATCCTGGCCAGTCTGAATAGTCAATTTTAAGAGTTTGAAGATGTTTTATAAATGAATGAACATCGTTTGTCGCTAATGCGAAATGAACTGCCTTTATCGTCTGGATCTGTGCTTCTGGTCGTGAGATCAAATGCAGTTGCTTTCCTTCGCCTAGAGAAAGCCATCTTGTGGTACAATGGGAAGCTGTATTTTCAATTTCTTCCAATTGAAATACATTTTGATAAAATGAGATGGATTTCTGGACATCTTTTACGGCTAGTGCCATGTGGTTAAAGGAGAAATTGGGCATTTGCGGTTAGCTATTTATTTATATTTTTAATTCTTTAAATTATCAATACGTATTCTAGTCAGCTCCACATCTTCTTTGTTGGTTGCGTAGGAAACGTAGAGGAAATCGCCCCAAACTACGCTTTTGGGGTAACTGTAGCCTGGTCTTTTATATTTTCCTTCAAATCTCATGGGTTGTAGATCACTCGCGCCACTTCTTAACAATAAGGCTTTATCAAAGTGCAACCCATCTTTACTTAAAGTCAAAACCAACGGAAATCTATCTTTTTTACCCGACGGATTATTGACCATGAATGCTG is from Nonlabens sp. YIK11 and encodes:
- a CDS encoding aldehyde dehydrogenase family protein; translated protein: MDFSKNLNKQYINGSWVDGSDDDVIINKNPYNQEKLQEIKAASKSDVDKAYKAAKDASTSWANALPQERSKIVMKFSEVLEKNKEKIMEWLIKEAGSTTVKAAVEIQICQAIIKEAASFPTRSHGFIMHSSIPGKENRVYRRPIGVMGIISPWNFPMNLSIRSVVTAIALGNTLVLKPASQTPVTGAILIAKLFEEAGLPKGVCNVVVGKGSEIGDYFVAHETPQLISFTGSTPVGRNIGKIAGEALKKVALELGGNNVFIVMKDADVEKAVDAALFGKFMHQGQICMSINRIVVQEDIADEFVDLFVKKAKKLKAGDPSDEKVTIGPLIDTDQVERIQEDLKKSIDAGAKLVLDGKVEGTLMHPTILDHVTDDMPIAANEIFGPVAAIIRFKKEEDALKIANSKDFGLSGALHTIDIEKGVAFARKVETGMIHINDQTVNDEPNVPFGGEKGSGIGRFNGEFILEEFTRLQWVSIQHEGRDYAPFA
- a CDS encoding NAD(P)-dependent alcohol dehydrogenase, producing MKDIKAAVVEQKEGKFNMKSLKLKDLQPNEVLVEIKGAGICHTDLTARDQSYDVPLPMILGHEGSGVVKEVGSQVKKVQKGDHVVLTYGSCGTCRTCLEGTPQYCEKFFGLNFGGERLDSDEEAIDQSKEEVHSRFFQQSSFATFSIATERNVVKVTKDAPIEMLGPLGCGIQTGSGAVINSLKPTAGSTIAVFGAGSVGLSAIMAAKICGCQTIIAVDINADRLKLAKELGATHTVNSDQEENVVEKIKELTAQGVDYAAETSGIPAVLAQAVSALRWKGKVAVVGAPPMGETAPIDVNEVLVWGKQIIGVVEGDSIPDVFIPRLIEYYQNGQFPIDKLVTKFDFEDINDAIEQMEAGKAIKPILTF
- a CDS encoding VOC family protein; translation: MALAVKDVQKSISFYQNVFQLEEIENTASHCTTRWLSLGEGKQLHLISRPEAQIQTIKAVHFALATNDVHSFIKHLQTLKIDYSDWPGSINKDYVRNDGIQQVYFQDPDGYWIEVNNDV